In the Streptomyces sp. 3214.6 genome, GACGCACTGCAACACCGGCGCGCTGGCCACCGCCGGCTGGGGCACCGCCCTCGGTGTCATCCGTGAACTGCACGCGCGCGGACGCCTCGAGGTCGTCTACGCCGATGAGACCCGCCCGCTGCTCCAGGGATCGCGCCTGACCGCCTGGGAGCTGGTCCAGGAGGGCATCCCGCACTACGTCCAGGCCGACGGGGCCGCGGCCGGCACGATCCTGCGCGGCGAGGTCGACGCGGCGATCGTCGGCGCCGACCGCATCGCCGCCAACGGCGACACCGCCAACAAGGTCGGCACCGTGGGCGTGGCCCTCGCCTGCGCCGACGCGGGCATCCCGTTCCTGGTGGCGGCTCCCACCACCACCGTCGACCTCTCGACGCCGACCGGCGACGCCATCCACATAGAACTCCGCGGCGAGGACGAGGTGTTGGAGTGGGGCGGGGTCCGGACGGCGCCCGCCGAGTCGCGCGGCCACAACCCGGCGTTCGACGTCACGCCGGGACGGCTGGTGACCGGACTGGTCACCGAGCGGGGCGTGTTGGAAGTGGCGTCCGGTCAACTCCCCGGTGAGTACCTGAAGTAGCGGGCCCGAGGCAGCGAGAAGGGATCCCCGACACCCGGGGATCCCTTCTTTGTGATCAGCCGCTGTCTTTGTGATCAGCCTCTGTGATCAGCGCCGGGTGAGCTCCAACTCCAGGAGCCACTCCACCACTTCGGTGTGGTGACGGGCCTGACGCGGGTTGTCGCCCCACACGTACAGACCGTGTCCGGCCACGACAACGGCCGGCATGCGGGGCTCGCGCGCCGCCTCCAGCCGGTCGCCGAGGACCTTCATGTCCTGGCTGTTGGCGATGACCGGCAGCGTCACCTCGACGTCGTGCGCGGGCTGGCCCACGCCCTTGAGCATCTCCAGGTCCTTGAAGACGATCCCGCCCGGGTGCCGGTGCCCCAGCGCCACGGACGCCACCGTGTGGACGTGCACGACCGCGCCCGCCCCGGTCAGCGCGGCCACCCGCGCGTGCAGCTCGGCCTCGGCGGACGGCTTGCCGCCGTCCACGGCCGCGCCCTGGCCGTCCACCAACACCACGTCGGAGGGCGTCAGTTCACCCTTGTCGTGGCCGCTCGCGGTGACCGCGAGGCGTAGCGGGTCGCGGGTGAGCACCACCGACAGGTTGCCGGAGGTGCCGCGCATCCAGCCGAAGGAGGC is a window encoding:
- the mtnA gene encoding S-methyl-5-thioribose-1-phosphate isomerase, which gives rise to MSQELRAVQWTGTGLALIDQTVLPHRTETVDVHDVDSLVDAIQRLVVRGAPAIGAAGAYGVAIALLQGGREGWTEAETRKAVARVREARPTAVNLMVCVDRVMTRFDEGIDAVLAEAAAVQREDVEANRAMGAFGADWLLAKAGEDRPLRILTHCNTGALATAGWGTALGVIRELHARGRLEVVYADETRPLLQGSRLTAWELVQEGIPHYVQADGAAAGTILRGEVDAAIVGADRIAANGDTANKVGTVGVALACADAGIPFLVAAPTTTVDLSTPTGDAIHIELRGEDEVLEWGGVRTAPAESRGHNPAFDVTPGRLVTGLVTERGVLEVASGQLPGEYLK
- the mtnB gene encoding methylthioribulose 1-phosphate dehydratase; translated protein: MTADLTALDLEEAGAVLAAESARFASFGWMRGTSGNLSVVLTRDPLRLAVTASGHDKGELTPSDVVLVDGQGAAVDGGKPSAEAELHARVAALTGAGAVVHVHTVASVALGHRHPGGIVFKDLEMLKGVGQPAHDVEVTLPVIANSQDMKVLGDRLEAAREPRMPAVVVAGHGLYVWGDNPRQARHHTEVVEWLLELELTRR